One window of Rhizobium leguminosarum genomic DNA carries:
- a CDS encoding hydroxyacid dehydrogenase, producing the protein MSRPAILLAMEPSRTEHVLPDEILRRLGSIGRLLDSKPLQHFDDERAKRLLAEAEILITGWGAPYVVPDIPATAKRLRLIVHAAGTVKGIIDDSIFEAGIVVSHAAEANAVPVAEFTLAAIIFAGKRAFRFRDLYVADRNRDRTHPMQREAIGNYGRTVGIVGASRIGRRVIELLRPFDYRLLLFDPMLDAAEATALGTEKVDLDELMRRADIVSLHAPSLASTRHMIDAGRLSLMKDGATLINTARGILVDEAALLSELKTGRIDAVIDVTDPEIPQPGSVFYDLRNVFLTPHIAGAIGLERARLGEMAVDEVERFMTGRPLLYQIHQANLENIA; encoded by the coding sequence ATGAGCCGCCCGGCCATTCTCCTTGCGATGGAGCCCTCGCGTACCGAGCACGTCTTGCCGGACGAGATCCTGCGTCGGCTCGGCAGCATCGGCCGCCTGCTGGATTCAAAGCCGCTGCAGCACTTCGACGACGAGCGGGCAAAACGCCTGCTGGCCGAAGCCGAAATCCTGATCACCGGCTGGGGCGCGCCCTATGTCGTGCCTGACATTCCTGCCACAGCAAAGCGGCTTCGTCTCATCGTCCATGCGGCGGGCACGGTAAAGGGCATCATCGACGACAGCATCTTCGAAGCCGGCATAGTGGTCAGCCATGCTGCCGAGGCCAATGCCGTGCCGGTTGCCGAATTCACGCTGGCGGCGATCATCTTCGCCGGCAAGCGGGCCTTCCGTTTCCGCGATCTCTACGTCGCCGACCGCAACCGCGACCGGACCCATCCGATGCAGCGCGAAGCGATCGGAAATTACGGCCGCACCGTCGGCATCGTCGGCGCCTCGCGCATCGGCCGGCGGGTGATCGAGCTGTTGAGACCTTTCGACTACAGGCTGCTGCTGTTCGATCCCATGCTCGATGCCGCCGAGGCCACCGCACTTGGAACAGAAAAGGTCGATCTCGACGAATTGATGCGACGCGCCGATATCGTTTCCTTGCATGCCCCGTCGCTGGCCTCGACCCGGCATATGATCGATGCGGGACGGCTGTCGCTAATGAAGGATGGCGCAACCCTCATCAACACCGCGCGCGGCATTCTCGTCGATGAGGCGGCGCTGCTTTCGGAGTTGAAGACCGGCCGCATCGATGCGGTCATCGACGTCACCGATCCAGAGATCCCGCAGCCCGGCTCGGTATTCTACGACCTGCGGAACGTCTTTCTGACCCCGCATATCGCCGGCGCCATCGGGCTGGAACGGGCGCGCCTCGGCGAGATGGCGGTGGACGAGGTCGAGCGCTTCATGACCGGCCGGCCGCTGCTCTACCAGATCCACCAGGCCAATCTTGAAAACATCGCCTGA
- a CDS encoding DUF2264 domain-containing protein, which translates to MTYDPASANPLAGNPLETRADMSRALLDLFDPLLACFSKGNARVRLSGAAAHFDRAAADLEGFARPLWGLAPLGAGNGDFAHWHRFAEGLANGTDPAHPEYWGTVNGRDQRMVELAALGFALALVPEKIWEPLDARARSNVIAYLRHARQFDYADNNWKFFRIFVDIALDRLGADFDRSLTRQYLQELEGFYIGDGWYRDGNVRRIDHYIPFAMHFYGLIYSKLVDDDYAKRYRERAILFARDFRHWFAVDGATIPFGRSLTYRFACAGFWSALAFADVEALPWGEVKHLCLQHLRWWKDKPIADRDGVLSIGFGYPNLLMSESYNSAGSPYWALKAFLPLAIAEDHPFWTAEEKAPEQAPSIVPQRHPGMVMMRAGGDVVALSTGQENLQMRFGTEKYAKFAYSTRYGFSVESDERGFALAAFDSMLAFSDDGLHYRVRETNEEAKLAGEVLYAKWSPFPNVAVETWLLPEAPWHIRLHRIRSDRPLRIAEGGFAIGRRDFELDRLSASDGAAYAIGEADFTGILDLGSSIRRAGLAQKAQPNTNVIVAKTIVPQLRGQIPAGETILVTAVLALDEPDAVSSAWTKPPKAPDIATLDALVRERGVTVSAFEAPGQMP; encoded by the coding sequence ATGACCTATGATCCCGCCAGCGCCAACCCGCTCGCAGGCAATCCGCTCGAAACCCGCGCCGATATGAGCCGGGCTCTGCTTGATCTCTTCGATCCGCTGCTTGCCTGTTTTTCGAAAGGCAATGCCCGCGTCAGGCTGAGCGGCGCCGCCGCCCATTTCGACCGGGCGGCAGCCGATCTCGAAGGCTTCGCCCGCCCGCTCTGGGGATTGGCGCCGCTTGGCGCCGGCAACGGCGACTTCGCCCACTGGCATCGATTTGCCGAAGGTCTCGCAAACGGCACCGATCCCGCCCATCCCGAATATTGGGGAACGGTCAACGGTCGCGATCAGCGGATGGTCGAGCTTGCCGCTCTCGGTTTCGCCCTGGCGCTGGTGCCGGAAAAGATCTGGGAACCGCTCGACGCGCGCGCCCGCAGCAATGTTATCGCCTACCTCAGACATGCCAGGCAGTTCGATTATGCAGACAACAATTGGAAATTCTTCCGGATCTTCGTCGATATCGCGCTCGATCGTCTCGGCGCCGATTTCGACCGCAGCCTGACCCGGCAATATCTGCAGGAGCTCGAAGGTTTCTATATCGGCGATGGCTGGTATCGCGACGGCAACGTGCGCCGCATCGACCACTACATTCCGTTCGCCATGCATTTCTATGGCCTGATCTATTCCAAGCTCGTCGACGATGATTATGCAAAGCGCTACCGCGAACGGGCGATCCTCTTTGCCCGGGACTTCCGCCACTGGTTTGCCGTCGACGGCGCGACGATCCCATTCGGCCGCAGCCTGACCTATCGCTTTGCCTGTGCCGGCTTCTGGTCGGCGCTCGCCTTTGCCGATGTCGAGGCTCTGCCCTGGGGCGAGGTCAAGCATCTCTGCCTGCAGCATCTGCGCTGGTGGAAGGATAAGCCTATCGCCGATCGCGACGGCGTGCTGTCGATTGGTTTTGGCTATCCGAACCTCCTGATGTCGGAAAGCTACAATTCCGCCGGCTCGCCCTATTGGGCGCTCAAGGCCTTCCTGCCGCTCGCAATCGCCGAGGATCATCCGTTCTGGACAGCTGAGGAAAAGGCGCCGGAGCAGGCACCCTCTATCGTCCCCCAGCGTCATCCCGGCATGGTGATGATGCGGGCAGGCGGCGATGTCGTGGCGTTGTCTACGGGCCAGGAAAACCTGCAGATGCGTTTCGGCACTGAAAAATACGCGAAGTTCGCTTATTCCACCCGCTACGGCTTCAGTGTCGAATCCGATGAGCGCGGCTTCGCGCTTGCCGCCTTCGATTCGATGCTGGCCTTCAGCGATGACGGCCTGCATTACCGCGTGCGCGAAACGAATGAGGAAGCGAAGCTTGCAGGCGAGGTGCTCTATGCGAAATGGTCGCCTTTCCCCAATGTCGCTGTCGAAACCTGGCTGCTGCCCGAAGCCCCCTGGCATATCCGCCTCCACCGGATCAGGTCAGACCGGCCGTTGCGCATCGCCGAAGGCGGCTTTGCCATCGGCCGCCGGGATTTCGAGCTGGACAGGCTGTCGGCTTCGGATGGGGCTGCCTATGCGATCGGCGAAGCCGATTTCACCGGCATCCTCGATCTCGGTTCTTCGATCAGGCGCGCCGGCCTCGCCCAGAAGGCGCAGCCCAACACCAATGTGATCGTTGCGAAAACCATCGTGCCGCAGCTGCGCGGCCAGATCCCGGCCGGCGAAACCATCCTGGTGACGGCGGTGCTGGCGCTCGACGAGCCGGATGCCGTCTCCTCTGCCTGGACGAAGCCGCCGAAAGCGCCCGACATTGCGACGCTGGACGCCCTGGTGCGGGAAAGAGGTGTCACCGTCAGCGCCTTCGAAGCGCCGGGACAGATGCCATGA
- a CDS encoding LacI family DNA-binding transcriptional regulator encodes MNQQKIRRPRQADIATLAGVSVSTVSRVLANEPGISETVRRQILKVAAEHGYPVKSATEAVAAGLALIASDGVTGGLSVFYEAIVDGLRAGAAEAGMPFEIRMVREDRTTPDAVRDYMQTAGAEGLFLVGIDPNEMLRDWLQDTITPAVLVNGTDPRMQFDGVSPANFFGAYEATSRMIKAGHRRILHLSGSHRYTIRERICGFEAAVAAVPDAEGRFVPLALEGSASREAHERTAAILAENSGFTAAFCMNDFIAVGVLEAVTEAGLRVPEDFAIVGFDDLPCALMTNPRLSTMRVDRAALGREAVLLMLSRFRNRTAPARHICQAVVPVAGGTVPNAEKP; translated from the coding sequence ATGAACCAACAGAAAATCAGGCGGCCGCGTCAGGCCGATATCGCCACATTGGCCGGCGTCTCCGTCTCCACGGTGTCGCGTGTGCTCGCCAACGAGCCCGGGATCAGTGAAACCGTGCGCCGCCAGATCTTGAAGGTGGCGGCCGAGCACGGCTATCCGGTGAAATCTGCGACCGAAGCCGTCGCCGCTGGGCTGGCGCTGATTGCCAGCGACGGCGTCACCGGCGGTCTCAGCGTCTTTTATGAAGCGATCGTCGACGGCCTGCGCGCCGGAGCCGCCGAAGCGGGCATGCCCTTCGAAATCCGGATGGTTCGCGAGGATCGCACCACGCCGGACGCCGTGCGCGACTATATGCAGACAGCCGGCGCCGAAGGTCTCTTCCTGGTCGGCATCGATCCGAACGAGATGCTGCGTGACTGGCTGCAGGACACCATAACGCCGGCCGTGCTTGTCAACGGCACCGATCCCAGAATGCAGTTTGATGGCGTTTCGCCGGCTAATTTCTTTGGCGCTTATGAAGCGACCAGCCGAATGATCAAGGCCGGCCATCGCCGCATCCTGCATCTGAGCGGTTCGCACCGCTATACCATCCGGGAGCGTATCTGCGGTTTCGAGGCGGCGGTGGCCGCCGTCCCCGACGCCGAGGGCCGTTTCGTGCCTCTGGCGCTGGAGGGCAGCGCCAGTCGCGAGGCCCATGAACGCACGGCCGCGATCCTTGCCGAAAATTCCGGTTTCACCGCCGCCTTCTGCATGAATGATTTCATCGCCGTCGGCGTGCTCGAGGCCGTCACCGAGGCGGGTCTGCGTGTTCCGGAGGATTTCGCGATCGTCGGCTTTGACGATCTGCCCTGCGCGCTGATGACCAATCCGCGGCTTTCCACCATGCGCGTCGACCGCGCCGCTCTCGGGCGCGAGGCCGTCTTGTTGATGCTGTCCCGTTTCCGCAACAGGACGGCGCCGGCGCGCCACATCTGCCAGGCTGTCGTTCCCGTTGCGGGAGGGACCGTTCCGAATGCCGAAAAACCATGA